The genomic window tggtcgtgtgggcggcgtggttgccggggtgtggcgttcggtggcggtgaaggttggccgaggtgaaaacctgctctatcttcggacggaccggcggcggcgaagatcgttcccttcttgaaggcgtcgtcgcggctttcattgcccgtcatgcggcttcggaggaaactctgatccttggatcgggcgaCAGCGGCGCTCCGAtatcgtatccttcctgaaggtgcCACCTCGGAAcgcatggttcgtcatatgtagtCTCACCTTTTTCGGGGCCGttgtgctaggggtggtgttgctgcgcgtGTGTGTGTTGCGGTGTCGTGGCGTGTGTTTATACTGGATGCTTGTGgtttggtgctttatatataaagcggggcgaaagcctttttcggtaagtgCTCGAAGGGTTCAGATTTGAACTTTCGCTTCCAAAAGTGTTCGAATGATTAGGAGTTTCAAAAGTGATGCCAGGTGCCATTTTAAATTATTATTTTGCGATGAGCAGGTGCCACATTAGTAGTAGTACTGGATAGCCATATGAGTTATGAGGTGTGACCAGTAGGATATTTGCTAGAGATGCGTGACTGTTCACATGAAGCTGCACTGATTGAGAAATTAATTTGTTCCTCAAGTGTGGAGGAAATAAAATCGATGACAGTTTATATCCCCAGTCGTGGCTACCCGAGTACTCGTGACTCTACTCACACTGGTCGACTGAAGATTACGTGCATGCATATACCTCGTGCGCAAGGCAACACCTAACTAATCGTCCTCGAACATGGACAAGGACGTCGGCGGCGACAGCTGGTCGCCGTCGGTGTGGTGGCCCGCACCTCCTCCCATGCAGTTGGCCCGCTTGCTGGGCTGGAGGAAATACACGTCGTCCATGGCATGGAACGAGAGGTCCCTCTTGATGTTCTCCAGCACTGACGCCAGATGTACCTCCGGCGCACTCTCGCGTCGCGCACCGTCATGGACGTGGCCCGCCGCCACGCTGATGGCGCCGGCACCGTCGACCTGTCCGGATCCGCCGCTCATCAGGTACTGCAGGAGCTGGCCGTCGGTCCAGTCGTCGCCGAAGGCGCCGTGCGCGGCTGCGGTGGTACTATCAATTGCCTGAACCTCCGCGTGGCTCGGCGCTCCGGGGTTGCCATCCATGTCCGGCGCGACGGCGACGCCCTTCTTGCGGACGCGGCACAGGACCCAGTCGTCCAGCTGTACCCAACATAAGAAATAGAGTATGTAATTAAGTTGACCGACAACCAGCTGTGTGTGCGTAGATTCATCGAGTTACGCGTATGGTTTGGTACGCACCCTCATGGAGTCGTGGGGCTTGTGACGGGTGGCGGCGCCGGCGTCGGCGTGGAGGAGGCGGTACTCGTGCATGACCCACTCAGTCTTGGTGCCCCGCGGGGA from Triticum aestivum cultivar Chinese Spring chromosome 3B, IWGSC CS RefSeq v2.1, whole genome shotgun sequence includes these protein-coding regions:
- the LOC123065257 gene encoding NAC transcription factor 32; protein product: MEEGFVFRGCELPPGFRFQPTDQEIIVCYLKRKVASAASAVTSIIADVDIYKFDPWELPDKAQFGEGEWFFFSPRDRKYPNGARPNRTAGSGYWKATGTDKPILAAGGARCLGVKKALVFYQGRSPRGTKTEWVMHEYRLLHADAGAATRHKPHDSMRLDDWVLCRVRKKGVAVAPDMDGNPGAPSHAEVQAIDSTTAAAHGAFGDDWTDGQLLQYLMSGGSGQVDGAGAISVAAGHVHDGARRESAPEVHLASVLENIKRDLSFHAMDDVYFLQPSKRANCMGGGAGHHTDGDQLSPPTSLSMFEDD